In a genomic window of Arachnia rubra:
- the rpmD gene encoding 50S ribosomal protein L30 has translation MAELRITQTKSGVGGKDYQRATLRTLGLKRIGQSVVREDRPEVLGMIRTVAHLVEVEEVK, from the coding sequence ATGGCTGAACTGAGGATCACCCAGACCAAATCGGGCGTCGGCGGCAAGGACTACCAAAGGGCCACGCTGCGCACCCTGGGGCTGAAGCGCATCGGCCAGAGCGTGGTGCGTGAGGATCGTCCTGAGGTGCTCGGCATGATCCGTACCGTCGCCCACCTCGTGGAAGTGGAAGAGGTCAAGTAA
- the rplF gene encoding 50S ribosomal protein L6, translating into MSRIGRLPIAVPSGVEVKIDGQDLAVKGPKGELKFTVREPITVAKNEQGELEVSRPDDERLSRSLHGLTRTLVSNMVTGVTQGYEKKLEIVGVGYRVVAKGPAQLELALGFSHPVVVDAPEGITFTVETQTKFTVHGIDKQLVGETAANIRKIRKPEPYKGKGVRYAGEHVRRKAGKAGK; encoded by the coding sequence ATGTCACGAATTGGCAGGCTCCCGATCGCGGTCCCGTCCGGCGTCGAGGTCAAGATCGACGGCCAGGACCTGGCTGTCAAGGGCCCCAAGGGTGAACTGAAGTTCACGGTGCGCGAGCCCATCACCGTCGCGAAAAATGAGCAGGGTGAGCTGGAGGTGTCGCGTCCGGATGACGAGCGGCTGTCCCGTTCCCTGCACGGTCTGACCCGCACCCTCGTGTCGAACATGGTCACCGGGGTCACCCAGGGCTATGAGAAGAAGCTCGAGATCGTGGGCGTCGGCTACCGTGTCGTCGCGAAGGGTCCCGCGCAACTCGAGCTCGCGCTCGGGTTTTCCCACCCGGTGGTGGTCGACGCACCGGAGGGAATCACCTTCACGGTCGAAACCCAGACCAAGTTCACGGTGCACGGCATCGACAAGCAGCTTGTCGGTGAGACCGCCGCAAACATCCGCAAGATCCGCAAGCCTGAGCCCTATAAGGGCAAGGGTGTCCGCTACGCGGGCGAGCACGTCCGCCGCAAGGCCGGAAAGGCTGGTAAGTAA
- a CDS encoding adenylate kinase, giving the protein MRMLIMGAPGAGKGTQAAALAQAHGVAAISTGDIFRANIRNATELGLKVKALIDAGEYVPDDVTEAIVADRLAEPDCSSGFLLDGFPRTMHQVHFLDRYLSQRRQHLDAVVSLLVEPDVLVARLLDRAAKEGRTDDNEDTIRRRMEVYAGQTAPLLFHYERQGLLVEVEGSGTVEEVRQRMLEAVAARKA; this is encoded by the coding sequence GTGAGGATGCTCATCATGGGCGCTCCCGGGGCAGGCAAGGGCACTCAGGCGGCAGCGCTGGCCCAGGCCCACGGAGTGGCGGCAATCTCGACAGGGGACATCTTTCGCGCCAACATCCGTAACGCAACGGAGCTGGGCCTCAAGGTCAAAGCCTTGATCGACGCCGGTGAATATGTGCCCGACGACGTCACGGAGGCCATCGTCGCCGACCGGCTAGCCGAGCCTGACTGCTCCTCCGGGTTCCTGCTGGACGGATTTCCCCGCACCATGCACCAGGTCCACTTTCTGGACCGTTATCTCTCGCAGCGACGGCAACATCTGGACGCAGTGGTCTCTCTGCTGGTGGAGCCTGATGTGCTGGTCGCGCGCCTGCTCGACAGGGCCGCGAAGGAAGGCCGCACCGACGACAACGAGGACACCATCAGGCGGCGCATGGAGGTCTACGCGGGGCAGACCGCGCCCTTGCTGTTCCACTACGAGAGACAAGGCCTCCTCGTGGAGGTGGAGGGGAGTGGGACAGTCGAAGAGGTCCGGCAGCGGATGCTTGAGGCCGTGGCTGCCCGCAAGGCCTGA
- the rpsH gene encoding 30S ribosomal protein S8 produces MTMTDPIADMLTRLRNANQAYQESTSMPSSKIKVGIAEILKAEGYISNFELTEVEGQVGKVLKVTLKYGDSRERSIAGLRRISKPGLRVYAKANALPKVLGGLGIAIISTSQGLLTDKQANAKSVGGEVLAYVW; encoded by the coding sequence ATGACAATGACTGATCCCATCGCAGACATGCTCACGCGTCTGCGTAACGCCAATCAGGCGTACCAGGAATCGACGTCCATGCCGTCGTCGAAGATCAAGGTCGGCATCGCGGAGATTCTGAAGGCCGAGGGTTACATCTCGAACTTCGAGCTGACTGAGGTCGAAGGACAGGTGGGCAAGGTGCTCAAGGTCACCCTCAAATACGGTGATTCCCGCGAGCGCTCCATCGCAGGGCTCCGCCGCATCAGCAAGCCCGGTCTGCGCGTCTACGCGAAGGCCAACGCCCTACCGAAGGTGCTCGGCGGTCTGGGTATCGCGATCATCTCCACGTCCCAGGGCCTGCTGACCGACAAGCAAGCAAACGCCAAGTCCGTGGGCGGCGAAGTGCTCGCCTACGTCTGGTGA
- a CDS encoding type Z 30S ribosomal protein S14: MAKTALKVKQSRKPKFGVRAYTRCKRCGRPKSVYRKFGLCRVCLRELAHAGQLPGVTKSSW, encoded by the coding sequence ATGGCTAAGACAGCACTCAAGGTCAAGCAGTCCCGTAAGCCGAAGTTCGGCGTGCGCGCCTACACCCGCTGCAAGCGCTGCGGTCGTCCCAAGTCGGTGTACCGCAAGTTCGGTCTGTGCCGCGTCTGCCTGCGTGAGCTTGCTCATGCCGGCCAGCTCCCCGGCGTGACCAAGTCGTCCTGGTGA
- the rplE gene encoding 50S ribosomal protein L5, translating to MSNDVEIPRLKKKYREEIIPALQEEFKYPNVMQIPGLTKIVVNMGVGEAARDSKIIDGAVRDLTAITGQKPAITKARKSIAQFKLREGMPIGCHVTLRGDRMWEFADRLLTLALPRIRDFRGLNGRQFDGNGNYTFGLNEQVMFLEIDQDKIDRVRGMDITFVTSATNDQEGRALLKHLGFPFKAVDDPKTVKGGRGPAFQPKKKK from the coding sequence ATGAGCAACGACGTCGAGATCCCACGCCTGAAGAAGAAGTATCGCGAGGAGATCATCCCTGCGCTGCAGGAGGAGTTCAAGTACCCCAACGTCATGCAGATCCCCGGTCTCACCAAGATCGTGGTGAACATGGGCGTTGGCGAGGCTGCCCGCGACTCCAAGATCATCGACGGCGCCGTCCGCGATCTGACGGCGATCACCGGGCAGAAGCCGGCGATCACCAAGGCCCGCAAGTCCATCGCCCAGTTCAAGCTGCGCGAGGGGATGCCCATCGGCTGCCACGTCACTCTCCGCGGAGACCGGATGTGGGAGTTCGCCGACCGGCTTCTCACCCTGGCCCTGCCGCGTATCCGCGACTTCCGGGGCCTCAACGGACGCCAGTTCGACGGTAACGGCAACTACACCTTCGGGCTGAACGAGCAGGTCATGTTCCTGGAGATCGACCAGGACAAGATTGATCGTGTCCGCGGTATGGACATCACGTTCGTGACCTCGGCCACCAACGACCAGGAGGGGCGTGCGCTGCTGAAGCACCTTGGATTCCCCTTCAAGGCCGTTGACGACCCGAAGACGGTCAAAGGCGGCCGCGGCCCCGCGTTCCAGCCCAAGAAGAAGAAGTGA
- a CDS encoding PQQ-binding-like beta-propeller repeat protein, translating to MSEHPPQEEPLTPVPEDTVPPPKSGMPQFQPPPAVSPQPVQVPEPSPGPPSAPVVRRRNPARTVLIIALATLLLAGAGAGVWWFFFRGNGGTTGHELLEGLREEPTVAWEQRISQETDIAGVPEGMLVAPDLSKGERELVMLDWADGSRKWAVDVSSEIRESAYAYLGTELPDGFVGVVIAAAEGERSLLVYRSSDGQFVKRLELGEGMLLMGESGALYQYEPLSSAIGQVKISRAKSIDDFDTKEWSVEVGIEPGDGQVKVLERNGHADFCLVGQSGEPGHCLLSLSTKDGSKPSWYQDNSSFIEVNGVIIASDADNNLTAYDEQGRRLWDQARASGALHVMGDALLVSENEAAAVERLDPRTGQSMWRADWYAGYFTGFQQDGKTVVAYTHPAFHAGVADLATGSVNLTEYPVEEPPRTMFRTADGDLILVDGKSESVKLSSVRPGEPGIRWTKGFDAYRQVEQRDKRLVLRDTDFLAVLR from the coding sequence GAGCCATCCCCGGGGCCACCGTCAGCGCCGGTGGTCAGGAGACGGAACCCTGCCAGGACCGTGCTGATCATCGCCCTGGCGACGCTGCTGCTCGCTGGAGCCGGAGCCGGGGTCTGGTGGTTCTTCTTTCGCGGGAATGGCGGGACAACCGGGCACGAGCTCCTCGAGGGATTGCGGGAAGAGCCGACGGTCGCCTGGGAGCAGAGGATCTCGCAGGAGACGGATATCGCCGGAGTGCCTGAAGGAATGCTCGTCGCCCCGGACCTTTCCAAGGGAGAAAGGGAACTGGTGATGCTCGACTGGGCTGACGGGTCCAGGAAATGGGCAGTCGATGTCAGCTCTGAGATCCGGGAATCAGCCTATGCCTATCTTGGAACGGAGCTCCCCGACGGGTTCGTCGGGGTGGTCATCGCTGCCGCTGAGGGGGAACGCTCGCTGCTGGTCTACCGGAGTTCTGACGGCCAGTTCGTCAAGCGGCTGGAGCTGGGGGAGGGAATGCTCCTGATGGGGGAGTCGGGAGCCCTCTACCAGTACGAACCATTGAGTTCTGCCATTGGCCAGGTCAAGATCAGCCGTGCGAAATCCATTGATGACTTCGACACCAAAGAGTGGAGCGTTGAGGTTGGGATAGAGCCCGGTGATGGCCAGGTCAAGGTGCTGGAAAGAAACGGGCATGCCGATTTCTGCCTGGTCGGGCAGTCCGGGGAACCCGGCCACTGCTTGCTCTCGCTGTCGACAAAGGACGGCAGCAAGCCTAGCTGGTATCAGGACAACAGCTCTTTCATAGAGGTGAACGGAGTCATCATCGCGTCGGATGCGGACAACAATCTCACCGCCTACGACGAGCAGGGACGCAGGCTGTGGGACCAGGCCAGGGCATCCGGTGCGCTGCACGTGATGGGCGATGCGCTCCTGGTCAGCGAGAACGAGGCGGCCGCGGTCGAACGTCTCGATCCCCGCACCGGGCAGAGCATGTGGCGGGCCGACTGGTATGCAGGTTATTTCACGGGGTTCCAGCAGGACGGCAAGACTGTCGTCGCCTATACGCACCCCGCGTTCCACGCCGGTGTCGCGGATCTGGCGACAGGTAGTGTCAATCTCACCGAGTATCCCGTTGAAGAGCCTCCCCGGACGATGTTCCGCACAGCGGATGGTGATCTCATCCTCGTCGACGGCAAGAGCGAGTCGGTCAAGCTGTCCTCGGTCAGGCCCGGAGAACCGGGAATTCGCTGGACCAAGGGCTTCGACGCATACCGGCAGGTGGAGCAGCGCGACAAGAGACTCGTGCTCCGCGACACCGACTTCCTCGCGGTCCTGAGATGA
- the rplO gene encoding 50S ribosomal protein L15 — protein MALKIHDLRPAPGANTPKTRVGRGEGSKGKTAGRGTKGTGARKNVPANFEGGQMPMHMRIPKLKGFKNPFRVEYQVVNVGRLAELFPKGGAVTAEDLVEAGAVRAGALVKVLGGGDIDVALNVTADAFSNSAKEKLAAAGGSAVEA, from the coding sequence ATGGCTCTCAAGATTCATGACCTGCGCCCGGCACCGGGCGCAAACACCCCGAAAACCCGTGTGGGCCGCGGTGAAGGCTCCAAGGGTAAGACCGCTGGTCGCGGCACGAAGGGCACGGGCGCTCGCAAGAACGTCCCCGCGAACTTCGAGGGCGGCCAGATGCCGATGCACATGCGGATCCCGAAGCTCAAGGGCTTCAAGAACCCCTTCCGTGTGGAATACCAGGTCGTCAACGTCGGGCGTCTCGCTGAGCTGTTCCCCAAGGGGGGCGCGGTCACCGCTGAGGACCTCGTCGAGGCGGGTGCCGTGCGTGCCGGGGCGCTCGTGAAGGTGCTGGGCGGCGGCGATATCGACGTCGCCCTCAACGTGACGGCTGACGCGTTCTCGAACTCTGCCAAGGAGAAGCTGGCCGCGGCCGGCGGCTCTGCGGTGGAGGCCTGA
- the rplX gene encoding 50S ribosomal protein L24, translated as MNSLHVKKGDRVKVIAGKDKGKTGEIIAVDPRAQRVTVEGVNVVKRHKRESQGANGRRIEGGIISSEAPIHVSNVQLVTKVKDENGKDKEVVTRVGYERVDVTKRRSDGSTYQAQRSVRIASKTGKEI; from the coding sequence ATGAACTCGCTTCATGTGAAGAAGGGTGACCGCGTCAAGGTCATCGCGGGCAAGGACAAGGGCAAGACCGGCGAGATCATCGCTGTCGACCCCCGCGCCCAGAGGGTGACCGTCGAGGGCGTCAATGTCGTCAAACGGCACAAGCGTGAGTCGCAGGGTGCGAACGGCCGCCGCATCGAGGGCGGCATCATCAGTTCCGAGGCCCCGATCCACGTCTCCAACGTCCAGCTCGTCACCAAGGTCAAAGACGAGAACGGCAAGGACAAGGAGGTCGTCACTCGCGTCGGCTACGAGCGCGTGGACGTCACCAAGAGGCGCTCGGACGGGTCCACCTACCAGGCTCAGCGCAGCGTGCGTATCGCCTCCAAGACCGGGAAGGAGATCTGA
- the rplR gene encoding 50S ribosomal protein L18, with amino-acid sequence MAISLGMRKGLAAKTASRARRQLRGRKKINGTAERPRMVVTRSARHLYVQVIDDTVGRTLVSASTMEADLRAAEGDKSAKARKVGELIAQRAKEAGVQSVVFDRAGNKYHGRIAALADAAREAGLGF; translated from the coding sequence ATGGCTATCTCGCTTGGCATGCGCAAAGGCCTGGCGGCGAAGACCGCCTCACGCGCCCGCCGTCAGCTGCGTGGCCGCAAGAAGATCAACGGTACTGCCGAGCGGCCCCGCATGGTGGTCACCCGCTCCGCGCGGCACCTGTACGTGCAAGTGATCGACGACACCGTCGGCCGCACCCTGGTGTCAGCCTCCACCATGGAGGCTGACCTGCGGGCTGCGGAGGGCGACAAGTCCGCCAAGGCCCGCAAGGTGGGCGAGCTCATCGCCCAGCGTGCGAAGGAGGCCGGCGTGCAGAGCGTCGTCTTCGACCGTGCCGGTAACAAGTACCACGGCCGGATTGCCGCGCTTGCTGATGCGGCGCGCGAAGCCGGTCTCGGATTCTGA
- a CDS encoding DUF1707 SHOCT-like domain-containing protein: MSNLPPSSRYLQRADEAVEEIEREALAQRVSDAYADGRLEVESYRQSMDVIYGASTLGELVPVIKQLPAAAVNTPEIVGKGTLPAGQTGAPATLARIVWPAVGIVAGIVVLLILVAVIGALLWIL, encoded by the coding sequence ATGAGCAACCTTCCGCCCTCCTCCCGGTATCTGCAGCGTGCCGATGAGGCAGTCGAGGAGATTGAGCGGGAGGCGCTGGCTCAGAGGGTGTCGGATGCCTATGCCGATGGACGCCTTGAGGTGGAGTCCTATCGGCAGTCCATGGATGTGATCTATGGGGCGAGCACCCTGGGGGAGTTGGTGCCTGTGATAAAGCAACTCCCAGCTGCCGCCGTCAACACACCGGAGATCGTGGGCAAAGGAACCCTCCCGGCGGGCCAGACCGGGGCCCCGGCCACGCTGGCCCGCATTGTGTGGCCGGCCGTCGGGATCGTCGCAGGCATTGTGGTCCTGTTGATCCTCGTGGCCGTCATCGGAGCCTTGCTGTGGATTCTATGA
- the wecB gene encoding non-hydrolyzing UDP-N-acetylglucosamine 2-epimerase yields the protein MTVYGTRPEGIKMAPVIRRLEEDPRFECISVVTGQHREMLDQVNEVLGITPTHDLDVFAPGQTLNEIMARIITLLDPILEVKRPDAVVVQGDTSTVAAAALASFNRHIPVVHLEAGLRSGDIAAPFPEEANRSIATRISSLHLAPTQQCRTNLEQEGIRGENIVVTGNTVIDALMRAVEAEVPIEDERLRRVVASGAPVLLVTAHRRENWGRPMERIGHAIAKLALSNPHLQVILPAHLNPIVRHCLLSPLSGLENVVVCDPLPYGEFIQIMKASHIILTDSGGLQEEAPALGKPVLVLRESTDRPEALAAGAARLVGTDVETIYAEVSRILSEPASSTLTANPVSPYGDGAAAVRAVAGIAAFLGIGEQLPDFTSHTPSRPWPLVLRGDQSA from the coding sequence ATGACTGTTTACGGGACCCGTCCCGAGGGCATCAAGATGGCACCCGTCATCCGCCGTCTGGAGGAGGACCCTCGTTTCGAGTGCATATCGGTGGTCACCGGACAGCATCGCGAGATGCTCGACCAGGTCAATGAGGTGCTGGGAATCACCCCGACGCACGACCTGGACGTCTTTGCCCCAGGCCAGACGCTCAACGAGATCATGGCCCGCATCATCACGCTGCTTGATCCGATCCTTGAGGTGAAACGACCCGATGCGGTCGTGGTCCAAGGCGACACCTCCACCGTGGCCGCGGCTGCCCTGGCCAGCTTCAACCGGCACATCCCAGTGGTGCACCTCGAGGCCGGGCTGCGCAGCGGTGACATCGCAGCGCCATTCCCCGAGGAGGCCAACCGCAGCATCGCGACACGGATCAGCTCCCTGCACCTGGCTCCGACCCAGCAATGCCGCACCAACCTGGAACAAGAGGGGATACGGGGCGAGAACATCGTCGTGACCGGGAACACCGTCATCGACGCCCTGATGCGGGCGGTAGAGGCCGAAGTGCCGATCGAGGACGAACGGCTCCGCCGCGTGGTCGCTTCTGGCGCGCCGGTCCTGCTGGTCACAGCGCACCGCCGCGAGAACTGGGGACGTCCGATGGAACGGATCGGCCATGCCATCGCCAAACTCGCACTGAGTAACCCACATCTCCAGGTGATCCTGCCAGCCCACCTCAACCCCATCGTCCGGCACTGCCTGCTGTCTCCGCTCAGCGGGCTGGAGAATGTCGTGGTCTGTGATCCCCTCCCCTACGGCGAGTTCATCCAGATCATGAAGGCTTCGCACATCATCCTCACCGACTCCGGCGGCCTCCAGGAGGAGGCCCCGGCCCTTGGTAAACCCGTGCTGGTGCTGCGGGAGAGCACGGACCGTCCCGAGGCGCTCGCAGCCGGAGCAGCCCGCCTGGTCGGGACCGACGTAGAGACCATCTACGCAGAGGTGAGCCGCATCCTCAGCGAGCCGGCCAGCAGCACCCTGACTGCCAATCCCGTCAGCCCCTACGGCGACGGCGCCGCCGCTGTGCGGGCAGTGGCTGGGATCGCTGCCTTCCTGGGCATCGGCGAACAGCTGCCGGACTTCACCAGCCACACCCCGTCACGTCCCTGGCCGCTGGTGCTTCGCGGCGATCAGTCTGCCTGA
- a CDS encoding YciI family protein, with protein sequence MQYFAVHYTYVDDTDLITRHRPDHRAFLTGLTDRGLIAGGAYPEVAPPSALLIFRAESAEAVSTMLADDPFRIHGVLADAKVVPWTPVIGIFAE encoded by the coding sequence ATGCAGTACTTCGCCGTGCACTACACCTACGTCGATGACACCGACCTCATCACACGTCACCGCCCGGACCACCGGGCTTTCCTGACGGGCCTAACTGATCGTGGGCTCATCGCGGGAGGCGCCTACCCGGAGGTCGCTCCCCCGTCAGCACTTCTCATCTTCCGGGCCGAAAGCGCCGAAGCAGTTTCCACCATGCTGGCAGACGATCCGTTCCGCATCCATGGGGTCCTGGCCGATGCCAAGGTCGTCCCGTGGACCCCTGTGATCGGCATCTTCGCAGAATAA
- the secY gene encoding preprotein translocase subunit SecY — protein MLSAFASAFKTPELRKKIFFTLGILLVFRLGSNIPAPNVNMQALNACVAAANTGSQAGIYSLINLFSGGALLHLTIFALGVMPYITSSIILQLLGVVIPRLEALRKEGAAGQAKITQYTRYLTLVLALLQATAFVTMARTGQLLNCQGILYTQELFPMITMVLTMTAGTVVIMWLGELITDRGVGNGMSVLIFTQIAATFPTGLWTIKESHPGPTGWFLFLAVIAIGLLVMLGILFMEQGQRRVPVQYAKRMVGRRLVGGSTTYIPLKVNQSGVIPVIFASSILYLPILYATFRPQSGTGQWIAANFNHNGWIYSSLQFLLIIGFCYFYVAISFNSEEVSDNMKKYGGFIPGIRAGKPTERYLTYVLNRLTAPGSLYLAVISMIPTLAFIAVGASDNFPFGGTSILIIVGVALDTVKRIESQLQQRNYEGFLR, from the coding sequence ATGCTCTCCGCCTTCGCTAGCGCGTTCAAGACACCTGAGCTGCGCAAGAAGATCTTCTTCACGCTTGGGATCCTTCTGGTGTTCCGTCTCGGATCTAACATTCCGGCGCCGAACGTGAACATGCAGGCGCTCAACGCCTGCGTGGCTGCCGCCAACACGGGTTCGCAAGCCGGGATCTACTCCCTAATCAACCTGTTCTCGGGCGGTGCCCTACTCCACCTGACGATCTTCGCGCTGGGTGTCATGCCCTACATCACGTCCTCGATCATCCTGCAGTTGCTCGGTGTGGTCATCCCCAGGCTGGAGGCGCTCCGGAAGGAGGGCGCAGCGGGACAGGCCAAGATCACCCAATACACGCGCTACCTGACGCTGGTGCTCGCGCTGCTCCAGGCGACGGCGTTCGTCACCATGGCCCGCACCGGCCAGCTGCTGAACTGCCAGGGCATCCTCTACACGCAGGAGCTCTTCCCGATGATCACGATGGTCCTCACCATGACCGCCGGAACCGTCGTGATCATGTGGCTCGGTGAGCTCATCACCGACCGCGGCGTCGGCAACGGCATGTCAGTGCTGATCTTCACCCAGATCGCAGCCACTTTCCCGACCGGCCTGTGGACCATCAAGGAATCCCATCCCGGGCCCACAGGGTGGTTCCTGTTCCTGGCGGTCATCGCCATCGGCCTGCTGGTGATGCTCGGCATCCTTTTCATGGAGCAGGGACAGCGGCGCGTCCCAGTGCAGTACGCCAAGCGCATGGTCGGGCGGCGGCTCGTCGGCGGCTCCACCACCTACATCCCGCTGAAGGTGAACCAGTCCGGCGTCATCCCGGTGATCTTCGCGAGTTCCATCCTGTATCTTCCGATCCTCTACGCCACCTTCCGCCCACAGTCCGGCACGGGGCAGTGGATCGCAGCCAACTTCAACCACAACGGCTGGATCTACAGCAGCCTGCAGTTCCTGCTCATCATCGGCTTCTGCTACTTCTACGTCGCGATCAGCTTCAACTCCGAAGAGGTCTCGGACAACATGAAGAAGTATGGCGGCTTCATCCCCGGCATCCGGGCTGGCAAGCCGACGGAACGTTACCTGACCTATGTCCTGAACCGCCTGACCGCGCCCGGCTCGCTCTATCTGGCGGTCATCTCGATGATCCCGACCCTCGCGTTCATCGCCGTTGGCGCGAGCGACAACTTCCCCTTCGGTGGGACCTCCATCCTGATCATCGTCGGCGTTGCCCTCGACACCGTCAAACGGATCGAGAGCCAACTGCAGCAGCGCAACTATGAAGGATTCCTCCGGTGA
- the rplN gene encoding 50S ribosomal protein L14 yields MIQQESRLKVADNTGAKELLCIRVLGGSKRRYAYVGDTIVATVKDAIPGGNVKKGEVVKAVVVRTVKERRRGDGSYIKFDENAAVILKNDGEPRGTRIFGPVARELREKKFMRIVSLAPEVI; encoded by the coding sequence ATGATCCAGCAGGAGTCGCGACTCAAGGTCGCCGACAACACTGGTGCCAAGGAGCTCTTGTGCATCCGCGTTCTCGGTGGCTCGAAGCGTCGTTACGCCTACGTCGGTGACACCATCGTTGCCACGGTCAAGGACGCGATCCCCGGCGGCAACGTCAAAAAGGGCGAAGTCGTCAAGGCCGTCGTAGTGCGTACAGTCAAAGAGCGTCGCCGTGGCGATGGCTCGTACATCAAGTTCGACGAGAATGCCGCCGTCATCCTGAAGAACGACGGGGAGCCCCGCGGCACCCGCATCTTCGGTCCGGTGGCCCGGGAACTGCGCGAGAAGAAATTCATGCGCATCGTCTCACTCGCCCCGGAGGTGATCTGA
- the map gene encoding type I methionyl aminopeptidase, giving the protein MTIEIKTPGQLRRMRAAGLVVAEGLRRMQEATVPGVTTAEIDAVGREVLAAAGAESNFLGYGAEYGVPFPGVSCISVNDELVHGVPGQRVIREGDLVSIDFGAVLDGWHGDAARSFVVGEGKPEDVEVNEATRHALWTGIAAIRDGGRVGDVSRAIEQSIKSQPRRYGSLRDYTGHGIGSKMHMEPDVPNQFRLRSNQRLGAGMAIAVEPMLTLGLHQTVVDDDGWTVRSRDGQRGAHWENTVAITERGLWVLTEPDGGEAELAARGVAFGPLPE; this is encoded by the coding sequence ATGACGATTGAGATCAAGACGCCGGGCCAGTTGCGCAGGATGCGTGCGGCTGGGTTGGTCGTGGCTGAGGGCCTGCGCCGTATGCAGGAGGCGACTGTCCCCGGAGTCACCACCGCGGAGATCGACGCCGTCGGGCGTGAGGTGCTCGCGGCGGCGGGAGCAGAGTCGAACTTCCTCGGGTACGGAGCTGAGTATGGCGTTCCCTTCCCTGGGGTCTCCTGCATTTCTGTCAACGATGAGCTCGTCCACGGCGTACCGGGTCAGCGGGTGATCCGCGAGGGAGACCTCGTTTCCATTGACTTTGGTGCCGTGCTCGATGGCTGGCATGGGGACGCGGCCCGCAGCTTCGTGGTCGGCGAGGGCAAGCCGGAGGATGTCGAGGTCAATGAGGCTACCAGGCATGCATTGTGGACCGGGATCGCTGCGATCCGCGACGGCGGCCGGGTTGGTGATGTTTCCCGGGCTATCGAGCAGAGCATCAAGAGCCAGCCACGCCGCTACGGCTCACTGCGTGATTACACAGGCCATGGGATCGGCTCAAAGATGCACATGGAACCGGATGTCCCGAACCAGTTCAGGCTTCGCTCCAACCAGAGGTTGGGAGCCGGGATGGCCATCGCGGTCGAGCCAATGCTGACTCTTGGGCTGCACCAGACCGTGGTGGATGACGACGGCTGGACGGTGCGGAGCCGGGATGGGCAGCGCGGCGCCCACTGGGAGAACACCGTGGCCATCACCGAGCGGGGGCTCTGGGTGCTGACAGAACCCGACGGGGGAGAGGCGGAACTGGCCGCTCGCGGAGTCGCTTTCGGGCCGTTGCCGGAGTGA
- the rpsE gene encoding 30S ribosomal protein S5 has product MSETQQRGDRRGGERRGRDDRRGQASKEDKNQYLERVVAINRVAKVVQGGRRFSFTALVVVGDGEGTVGVGYGKAKEVPAAIAKGVEEAKKHFFRVPLIQRTIPHPVQGEKAAGVVLLRPASPGTGVIAGGSARAVLECAGVQDVLAKSLGSANAINVVHATVDALQQLEEPEAVAKRRGLPVEDVAPAALLRARKEEVAG; this is encoded by the coding sequence ATGAGTGAAACCCAGCAGCGCGGCGACCGCCGCGGTGGGGAGCGTCGTGGCCGTGACGATCGTCGTGGCCAGGCTTCCAAGGAAGACAAGAACCAGTATCTTGAGCGCGTGGTTGCGATCAACCGCGTTGCCAAGGTCGTGCAGGGTGGGCGCCGCTTCAGCTTCACCGCACTGGTGGTCGTGGGTGACGGCGAGGGAACCGTCGGCGTCGGCTACGGCAAGGCCAAAGAGGTGCCGGCGGCCATCGCCAAGGGCGTGGAGGAGGCCAAGAAGCACTTCTTCCGGGTGCCTCTGATCCAGCGAACCATCCCGCATCCCGTGCAGGGCGAGAAGGCCGCTGGTGTGGTGCTCCTGCGCCCCGCCTCACCCGGTACCGGTGTCATCGCCGGCGGCTCTGCCCGCGCGGTGCTTGAGTGCGCCGGTGTGCAGGATGTGCTGGCCAAGTCGCTCGGCTCGGCTAACGCCATCAACGTCGTTCACGCGACGGTTGACGCCCTGCAGCAGCTTGAGGAGCCGGAGGCCGTCGCCAAGCGCCGCGGCCTGCCGGTGGAGGATGTCGCTCCCGCGGCTCTTCTCCGTGCTCGCAAGGAAGAGGTGGCTGGCTGA